A section of the Spirosoma pollinicola genome encodes:
- a CDS encoding LytTR family transcriptional regulator DNA-binding domain-containing protein has product MLLIHQLLEQPSLLAYFIGADNYAWLKFRNGERRLLAKPLVYFEERLPTFIRIHKTALINPACVASVHQPPRPKMAGLVRLVDGTELPVSRRRWRAVAQLLQTTEATVDFMESSVASPPDLAQEVVAPLRVQVIMCGDMLLLTRQCLHKLDVPYMLQSTGAGAELASALLLSSPADWPALILIDSRLDRADSILTLQRLKAHTRLRAIPVIYMIPPGENMMQAYLLDANSVVVVPNDPSLLVQTLDQLLDYWLMVVQLAA; this is encoded by the coding sequence GTGCTACTCATTCACCAACTTCTCGAACAGCCATCTTTACTGGCCTATTTCATTGGGGCCGATAACTATGCCTGGCTCAAATTTCGAAATGGCGAACGACGCTTACTGGCTAAACCCTTAGTTTATTTTGAAGAACGGCTACCAACGTTTATCCGCATTCATAAAACAGCTCTTATTAATCCGGCTTGTGTTGCCAGTGTTCACCAGCCTCCCCGGCCCAAAATGGCCGGATTGGTCCGGTTGGTGGATGGCACCGAACTGCCGGTGAGCCGACGGCGATGGAGAGCAGTGGCTCAGTTATTACAAACCACTGAAGCCACCGTTGATTTTATGGAATCGTCGGTAGCCAGTCCACCTGATTTGGCGCAGGAAGTTGTTGCACCGCTGCGGGTACAGGTGATCATGTGCGGTGATATGTTGTTGTTAACCCGGCAATGCCTCCATAAACTGGATGTGCCTTATATGTTGCAGTCCACCGGTGCTGGAGCAGAACTAGCCTCCGCGCTACTGCTTAGTTCTCCTGCCGACTGGCCCGCACTAATTCTGATTGATTCACGACTCGATCGGGCCGATAGTATTTTGACTCTGCAACGACTCAAGGCGCATACCCGGTTGCGGGCCATTCCGGTAATTTATATGATACCACCGGGAGAAAACATGATGCAGGCGTATCTGCTCGACGCCAATTCTGTGGTGGTCGTCCCGAACGACCCATCGTTATTGGTTCAAACACTCGACCAGCTACTGGATTACTGGTTGATGGTTGTTCAATTAGCCGCTTAG
- a CDS encoding manganese catalase family protein, which yields MILKMDRLPIELPIPKNPSANDAAAIQELLGGKFGEMSTLMNYTFQSFNFRGRKKIRPFYDVIASIAGEEYGHIEVVSYAINLLLTGVTKRGHDPVSGPLADAANARNTYHYIASGQGSLPVDSMGNFWNGQNVFSSGNLKLDLLHNFFLECGARGNKMRAYEMVTDPTARTMVGYLLVRGGLHIVAYAKALEKLTGVEVTKLLPIPDLSNNAFPEARKFMDQKLHLQLYTFSQEDYKQAGLIWNGPHPDDGQECVVIEGAIPGYPVPDLEEEPQLNAPGADDFDPQVFADMAKKMGIKYEY from the coding sequence ATGATTTTAAAGATGGACCGGCTTCCTATTGAGTTGCCAATACCCAAAAACCCATCGGCCAACGATGCAGCCGCCATTCAGGAACTGCTAGGGGGCAAATTCGGCGAGATGTCTACGCTGATGAACTACACCTTTCAATCGTTCAACTTTCGGGGCCGCAAGAAAATACGTCCCTTTTATGATGTGATCGCCAGTATCGCCGGTGAAGAATATGGCCATATCGAGGTGGTTTCCTATGCTATCAATCTGTTGCTGACAGGTGTAACAAAGCGGGGACATGACCCAGTTTCGGGGCCACTTGCCGATGCTGCCAACGCCCGCAATACCTATCACTATATTGCCAGCGGGCAAGGGTCTTTGCCCGTTGATTCGATGGGTAATTTCTGGAACGGCCAGAATGTCTTCAGCAGCGGTAATCTGAAGCTTGATCTGCTCCATAATTTCTTCCTGGAGTGTGGTGCTCGGGGTAACAAAATGCGTGCCTACGAAATGGTGACGGACCCAACGGCCCGCACGATGGTGGGTTATCTGCTGGTACGTGGCGGACTTCATATTGTGGCCTATGCCAAAGCCCTGGAAAAATTAACGGGCGTGGAAGTCACCAAGCTGTTGCCGATACCAGACCTGAGCAACAATGCTTTTCCCGAAGCGAGGAAGTTTATGGATCAAAAACTGCATTTGCAGTTGTATACCTTCAGCCAGGAAGATTATAAGCAGGCGGGGCTGATCTGGAACGGACCGCACCCCGACGACGGTCAGGAGTGTGTTGTGATCGAGGGGGCCATTCCCGGCTATCCTGTTCCTGATCTGGAAGAGGAACCCCAGCTCAATGCGCCGGGCGCCGATGATTTTGACCCTCAGGTGTTTGCCGATATGGCCAAAAAAATGGGTATTAAATACGAGTATTAA
- a CDS encoding DUF4142 domain-containing protein codes for MKIQSISLGFLLAIWVSGASLAQQNNGNMSAGAATKVGKESKAEFDRQNKKGAAAVGAVTASAAKLSDADQRLMMQVAKGGMMQLEVSKVAVQKATNEEVRQLAQAEVDEQTGLSAKLTEIASAKGITLPSAPDTDTQAMVTKMQGMSGAEFDRLYVSESGVKGHEKLDTVMSTVESTASDASLKGVARAAHPLVKTHLTVAKQIMAKL; via the coding sequence ATGAAAATTCAGTCAATTTCATTGGGTTTCCTACTGGCCATCTGGGTATCGGGCGCTTCTCTGGCCCAGCAAAATAATGGCAACATGTCTGCTGGTGCAGCTACAAAGGTGGGCAAAGAAAGTAAAGCAGAATTCGATCGTCAGAACAAAAAAGGGGCAGCGGCTGTAGGGGCCGTTACGGCAAGTGCAGCCAAGCTTTCCGATGCCGATCAACGCTTGATGATGCAGGTAGCTAAGGGCGGTATGATGCAGCTGGAAGTGAGTAAAGTGGCTGTGCAAAAAGCTACTAACGAGGAAGTTCGCCAACTGGCACAGGCCGAAGTTGATGAGCAAACTGGGTTGTCGGCTAAACTAACAGAAATTGCTTCGGCAAAAGGTATCACGCTGCCCTCGGCCCCCGATACGGACACCCAGGCAATGGTAACAAAAATGCAGGGGATGTCAGGAGCGGAGTTTGATAGACTGTATGTAAGCGAAAGTGGCGTGAAAGGCCATGAAAAACTTGATACGGTTATGTCGACAGTGGAGTCAACAGCATCTGACGCAAGTTTGAAAGGTGTTGCCAGAGCTGCTCACCCACTGGTAAAAACCCATTTAACCGTAGCGAAGCAAATTATGGCCAAGCTGTAA
- a CDS encoding sensor histidine kinase — protein sequence MLSRFLCFLCVAFWLALPTRAQQQQGQFTYLTTNQGLSQNNVTCILQDRKGFMWFGTQDGLNKYDGYNYTLYRNDPRKSSSLSHNYIHALFEDKQGQLWVGTDDGGLSLFDANTETFTNYKHNPGQQNSLAHDKVMAVVQDAEGYLWVGTAGGGLDRFDPRQKTFTHFSHQAGKTGSLSNNMVSSVMIDRSGFIWASTDGGGLNRLDPSTNIFTHYRHDPANPHSLSHDRVTTCFEDSRGRFWIGTEGGGLNQLDRVNGSFTHFKQSTERPAQLSHNDVMSLAEDNEHTLWIGTQNGGINLLHADGSFSYYTYKVDTNGGLNNGSIYTMYRDPIGTMWVGTYSGGVNKLDATPLKFKLYQRTRTNINKLTNNNILAVLQDNQGDLWLGTDGGGINVLKKGQSVFKAYQDTSRFAASMSRNFVLSIYEDRDKRIWTGNYKGGLTLFNRAKGTFESKGNFSPLSISAILEARNGVMWLGTFEAGLIRYDKKTGLVTRYSSRPGQEGHLNYHTITTLWEDRTGNIWIGTDGGGINVFHPAHNTFTHYVQDSHNPKSLSNNQINWLFESTTGQLWIGTNGGLNRFNARTQTFTAYRQENGLANEVIKGILEDNRGRLWLSTNKGLSVFDLKTHTIRNFDASDGLQESSYNRTACYKSPDGQLFFSGLSGLNSFYPDKLRDNPFIPPVYITDFQLFNKSVRVQDAESVLAKPISDTRDITLSYGQSVLSFGFAALNYTVSEKNQYAYKLEGFDQRWISAGTTRTATYTNLDPGDYVFRVKASNNDGVWNKTGTYVNLHIIPPFWQTRWFMSLVVLLLLGSLYTLYRLRVKSIQAKQVALQNQIRVQTIEVRQQKQELKEQALHVQLLQAKVEQQAAQQQLQESEQRFREIAENVDEVFWIHSADPFSLMYINPACERVWYKTVQQLKDESNSFIEFVLPEDKPAVFAFFEEYKAGAEGQIYYRVKYKNEPLRWLLARTFIIRDEEGKVVRHIGIANDVTSQKEREFVLQQTMLREQELNQLKSQFVSTASHEFRTPLTTIQSSVELIKLYLNVPAASAKASMQKHLGVIEKQIEQFGSLLTDVLTIGQIEAGKVTYAPRSEDIVALCESLIEMHFSGRSDQRSVQLFVEGTPRRIDLDAKLMGHVLTNLLSNAFKFSVTASPTLRIDFRADRLVLQVIDQGMGIPACEQASLFQAFYRASNTAGIQGTGLGLVIARQFVECHGGVLEVESQERKGTTFTVSLPISSPEPVATNLVPDTLIQ from the coding sequence ATGTTATCTCGTTTCCTTTGCTTCCTGTGTGTTGCTTTCTGGCTTGCTCTACCAACAAGAGCTCAGCAGCAACAGGGCCAGTTTACTTACCTGACCACAAACCAGGGCCTTTCTCAGAATAACGTCACCTGCATACTACAGGACCGCAAAGGCTTTATGTGGTTTGGCACGCAGGATGGGCTTAATAAGTACGATGGCTACAATTATACCCTCTACCGGAATGATCCCCGAAAATCATCCAGTCTGAGCCACAATTACATTCATGCCCTGTTTGAGGATAAGCAAGGTCAACTGTGGGTGGGTACTGATGATGGCGGACTTAGTTTGTTTGATGCCAATACAGAAACATTTACCAATTACAAACACAATCCCGGACAACAAAATAGCCTGGCTCACGACAAGGTAATGGCCGTTGTTCAGGATGCAGAAGGCTACCTCTGGGTGGGTACGGCTGGCGGGGGGCTGGATCGGTTTGATCCCCGGCAAAAAACCTTTACCCATTTTAGTCACCAGGCAGGGAAGACTGGCAGCTTAAGCAATAATATGGTAAGCTCCGTCATGATTGACAGAAGCGGCTTTATCTGGGCAAGCACCGATGGCGGTGGTTTAAACCGGCTGGACCCATCAACCAATATATTCACGCATTACCGGCACGATCCGGCCAATCCCCACTCACTTAGTCATGATCGGGTAACTACCTGCTTTGAGGATTCCCGGGGCAGGTTCTGGATTGGCACTGAGGGGGGGGGATTAAATCAGCTCGACCGGGTGAATGGGTCTTTTACGCACTTCAAGCAATCAACGGAGCGGCCTGCTCAATTGAGCCATAACGATGTAATGTCCCTTGCCGAAGACAATGAACACACCCTCTGGATTGGCACGCAGAACGGAGGTATCAATCTGTTACACGCTGATGGCAGCTTTTCTTATTACACCTACAAGGTCGATACGAATGGTGGGCTCAATAACGGTTCCATCTATACAATGTACCGCGACCCTATCGGTACCATGTGGGTTGGCACTTATTCGGGTGGGGTCAATAAACTGGATGCGACCCCACTGAAATTTAAACTGTATCAGCGCACCCGAACCAATATTAACAAGCTGACTAATAATAATATACTAGCCGTTCTGCAAGATAATCAGGGCGATTTATGGCTGGGTACCGATGGGGGAGGTATTAATGTGCTCAAAAAAGGACAGTCTGTTTTTAAAGCTTATCAGGATACAAGCCGATTCGCGGCTTCGATGAGCCGAAATTTCGTGCTTTCCATTTATGAAGATCGGGATAAGCGCATCTGGACGGGTAATTATAAAGGCGGCTTAACGCTGTTTAACCGGGCAAAGGGAACCTTTGAGTCGAAGGGGAATTTTAGCCCGTTGAGCATCAGTGCCATTTTAGAGGCCCGGAATGGAGTTATGTGGCTTGGCACTTTCGAAGCGGGATTGATTCGCTACGACAAAAAAACGGGCCTTGTGACCAGGTACTCATCCCGGCCTGGGCAGGAAGGTCATCTCAATTACCACACGATCACAACCCTGTGGGAAGACCGAACGGGCAACATCTGGATAGGTACCGACGGGGGGGGAATCAATGTATTTCACCCGGCTCACAACACGTTTACCCACTATGTTCAGGATAGTCACAACCCCAAAAGTCTAAGCAACAACCAGATCAACTGGCTGTTTGAAAGTACTACCGGCCAACTGTGGATCGGTACTAATGGGGGCCTGAACCGCTTTAACGCCCGTACGCAAACGTTTACCGCTTACCGTCAGGAAAATGGTCTGGCCAACGAAGTGATCAAGGGTATTCTGGAAGATAATCGGGGGCGACTGTGGCTGAGTACCAATAAGGGCCTGAGCGTCTTTGATCTTAAGACACATACTATTCGTAATTTTGATGCCAGTGATGGCCTGCAGGAGAGTTCCTATAACCGAACCGCCTGTTACAAAAGCCCCGACGGGCAACTGTTTTTTAGTGGTCTAAGCGGACTTAACAGCTTTTATCCTGATAAACTTCGAGACAATCCCTTTATCCCGCCTGTTTACATCACCGACTTTCAGTTGTTCAATAAGTCGGTTCGCGTGCAGGATGCAGAGTCGGTACTGGCTAAGCCAATAAGTGACACACGCGACATTACGCTTTCCTATGGGCAATCGGTTCTATCATTCGGGTTTGCGGCCCTGAATTACACGGTGTCGGAGAAAAATCAATATGCGTATAAACTGGAAGGTTTCGATCAGCGCTGGATTTCTGCGGGGACCACTCGAACGGCGACCTATACTAATCTGGACCCTGGCGATTATGTATTCCGGGTGAAAGCCTCAAATAACGATGGTGTCTGGAATAAGACCGGCACGTATGTAAATCTGCATATTATCCCGCCTTTTTGGCAAACACGCTGGTTCATGAGTTTGGTGGTTCTGCTGTTGCTGGGTAGCTTATACACGCTGTATCGGTTGCGCGTAAAGAGCATACAGGCAAAGCAGGTCGCGTTACAAAATCAGATTCGGGTGCAAACAATCGAAGTTCGCCAGCAGAAACAGGAACTGAAAGAGCAGGCACTTCATGTGCAGTTACTCCAGGCTAAAGTGGAGCAGCAGGCGGCACAGCAACAACTTCAGGAGAGTGAACAACGGTTTCGGGAAATTGCCGAAAACGTGGATGAGGTGTTCTGGATTCATTCGGCCGATCCCTTCAGTCTCATGTATATAAACCCGGCCTGCGAGCGGGTCTGGTATAAAACGGTTCAACAATTAAAAGATGAATCTAACTCGTTTATAGAGTTTGTTTTACCGGAAGATAAGCCCGCTGTTTTTGCCTTTTTTGAGGAGTATAAGGCCGGTGCAGAAGGACAGATATACTACAGGGTGAAGTATAAAAATGAACCATTGCGCTGGCTGTTAGCTCGCACCTTTATTATTCGCGATGAAGAGGGGAAAGTTGTGCGCCACATTGGCATTGCCAATGACGTGACCAGTCAGAAAGAGAGGGAGTTCGTTCTCCAGCAAACGATGCTGCGCGAACAGGAATTGAACCAGCTCAAGTCGCAGTTTGTCTCCACGGCTTCCCATGAGTTTCGTACCCCCCTGACCACCATTCAGTCGAGCGTTGAGTTAATTAAACTGTACCTGAATGTGCCCGCTGCCAGTGCTAAAGCCTCTATGCAAAAGCATCTGGGCGTTATCGAAAAACAGATCGAGCAGTTTGGTTCACTGCTCACCGACGTGTTGACCATCGGTCAGATCGAAGCGGGTAAAGTGACCTATGCACCTAGGTCGGAGGATATCGTTGCCCTGTGTGAGAGTCTGATTGAGATGCACTTTAGTGGCCGTTCTGATCAACGCAGCGTTCAGTTGTTTGTTGAGGGAACACCCCGACGGATTGATCTGGATGCCAAACTGATGGGCCATGTGTTAACCAATCTGCTGTCGAACGCCTTTAAGTTTTCGGTTACGGCATCACCTACTCTGCGTATCGACTTTCGGGCCGACCGTCTGGTTTTACAGGTTATTGATCAGGGCATGGGCATCCCGGCTTGTGAACAGGCCTCTTTGTTTCAGGCATTTTATAGGGCCAGTAATACGGCTGGTATCCAGGGCACGGGCCTGGGTCTGGTTATTGCTCGCCAGTTTGTGGAGTGTCATGGTGGAGTTCTGGAGGTGGAGAGTCAGGAACGAAAGGGCACCACCTTCACGGTAAGCTTGCCCATTAGCTCCCCGGAACCGGTGGCCACGAACCTGGTGCCGGATACGTTAATTCAATAG
- a CDS encoding sensor histidine kinase — MAPSSSDSPQPLMAIVAYLFAQRETILNNWRTACLEDTTLTKAFSLSREEFNNLLPLILDILEARLLGKAPQVDPALTAQAHGLHRWQKSLSLIDTMREVAHLTQILYSELRRFQSLFPQTDAQLLLNVTQQISLIMQEAMEGSVVKYDELQRLEAVQRSATLQQVVEKMTTLSQERSTMLRASAHDLQGGLGIINGAAYMLKLEGLSEDQRVQYLDMLNRNLANVEVMLTNLMDLSRLEAGEEKLQIEQIDVAPFLHDMIRGGQTLAAERKLILRAEGPASLLVETDPVKLQRIIQNLLLNALKYTSDGFISISWALENEVRWIVSVQDSGPGLPATLAGVFGDQLKPTVEATSVLSVDAAEPVSVLPTNVPIIPPIEQLSELSHKTKQGEGIGLQIVKRLCELLSANLEIESITGRGTLFRIRLPMLYNHAQAAG, encoded by the coding sequence ATGGCACCTTCTTCTTCTGACAGCCCTCAACCCTTAATGGCCATTGTCGCCTATTTATTTGCGCAACGGGAAACCATCCTGAACAACTGGCGAACGGCTTGCCTTGAGGATACCACATTAACCAAAGCCTTTTCATTGAGCCGTGAAGAATTTAATAATTTGCTTCCGCTGATTTTAGATATTCTGGAAGCACGACTGCTGGGAAAAGCCCCCCAGGTTGATCCTGCGCTGACAGCCCAGGCGCATGGTCTGCATCGCTGGCAAAAATCGCTGTCGTTGATCGATACCATGCGGGAAGTTGCCCACTTAACCCAAATTCTGTACAGCGAGCTTAGGCGTTTTCAGAGCCTTTTCCCTCAGACAGATGCTCAACTCTTACTGAATGTTACCCAGCAGATTTCCCTCATCATGCAGGAAGCTATGGAGGGAAGCGTTGTTAAGTATGATGAACTGCAACGGCTGGAAGCCGTTCAGCGGTCGGCTACTCTTCAGCAGGTTGTGGAGAAAATGACCACCCTGTCTCAGGAGCGGAGTACGATGCTGCGTGCATCGGCCCACGACCTGCAAGGGGGATTGGGCATTATTAATGGAGCGGCTTATATGCTGAAGCTGGAGGGGTTATCTGAAGACCAGCGGGTGCAGTATCTGGATATGCTAAACCGTAATCTGGCCAACGTGGAGGTGATGCTGACGAATTTGATGGACCTCTCCCGATTGGAAGCGGGTGAAGAAAAACTACAGATCGAGCAGATAGACGTTGCGCCCTTCCTGCATGATATGATCCGGGGTGGGCAGACACTTGCAGCCGAGCGAAAACTAATACTTCGGGCCGAAGGGCCAGCTTCCCTGCTTGTTGAAACCGATCCCGTTAAACTACAGCGAATTATACAGAATCTACTGCTGAACGCCTTGAAATACACATCGGACGGATTCATTTCGATTTCGTGGGCACTGGAGAATGAAGTCCGCTGGATCGTGAGTGTTCAGGATTCAGGACCGGGTTTGCCCGCCACATTAGCCGGTGTTTTCGGTGATCAACTCAAGCCAACCGTCGAAGCAACCAGTGTATTATCTGTCGATGCAGCAGAGCCGGTAAGTGTTTTGCCGACCAATGTGCCAATCATTCCGCCGATTGAACAACTGAGTGAGCTGAGCCATAAGACAAAACAGGGCGAAGGAATTGGGTTGCAGATAGTGAAGCGATTATGCGAACTGTTGAGTGCTAATCTGGAGATCGAAAGTATTACCGGCAGGGGCACCTTATTCCGTATCCGGTTGCCAATGTTGTATAACCATGCACAGGCAGCGGGTTAA
- a CDS encoding cysteine hydrolase family protein, translating into MEKESSDLHGNAPDTCPVAVLIIDMINDLEFPEGPQLLEPTLKAADCIAHLKSQAKRLHIPVIYANDNFGHWRSDISFLVKHCLQTNVRGKSVMQLLKPDHTDYVVLKPKHSAFFETTLSLLLTYLGTKRLILTGLITDVCVQFTAQDAYLRDFQLSIPSDCVVAPSTERTQSSLDYMQRILQADITPTTDLDLQRFL; encoded by the coding sequence ATGGAAAAAGAGAGTTCTGATTTACATGGAAATGCGCCTGACACCTGCCCGGTCGCCGTCCTGATTATTGATATGATCAACGACCTGGAATTTCCCGAAGGTCCACAACTTCTTGAGCCAACTCTGAAGGCCGCCGACTGTATTGCCCATTTAAAGAGTCAGGCAAAACGCCTGCACATCCCGGTCATTTATGCTAATGATAATTTCGGGCACTGGCGTTCAGATATATCCTTTCTGGTTAAGCACTGTCTGCAAACGAACGTGCGGGGAAAATCGGTTATGCAGCTGCTGAAGCCCGACCACACAGATTATGTCGTTTTAAAACCCAAACATTCAGCTTTTTTCGAGACGACATTATCGCTCCTACTCACTTATTTAGGAACCAAACGCCTGATTCTGACAGGGCTTATCACAGACGTTTGTGTGCAGTTTACAGCTCAGGACGCCTACCTCCGGGACTTCCAGTTATCTATTCCATCAGACTGTGTAGTAGCCCCTTCTACGGAGCGAACCCAATCGAGTTTAGATTATATGCAGCGTATATTACAGGCTGACATAACGCCCACAACAGACCTCGATCTGCAACGCTTTTTGTAA
- a CDS encoding ferritin-like domain-containing protein produces MSMRTNELDNRRMETMDEFFEHTIQDMYSAEKQALEAMPQLVQRVQSDQLRQALQVHQRESESQVTRLEQIARQIGIDPDGEVCLAMQGLIDEAQDLLDQLEDGPLADAAIIGAAQKMEHYEIASYGTARTLALQTGLMEVANLLETTLKEEKAADEKLTYIAMSSVNQKAVQQ; encoded by the coding sequence ATGTCAATGCGAACAAATGAGCTTGACAATCGACGTATGGAAACAATGGATGAATTTTTTGAGCACACGATTCAGGATATGTACTCGGCCGAAAAGCAGGCTCTGGAAGCGATGCCCCAACTCGTTCAGCGGGTTCAGAGCGATCAACTTCGTCAGGCCTTGCAGGTCCATCAACGCGAATCAGAAAGTCAGGTAACCCGCCTGGAACAGATTGCCCGCCAGATAGGAATTGACCCGGATGGTGAAGTTTGTCTGGCTATGCAAGGGCTTATTGACGAAGCACAGGACTTGCTGGATCAACTGGAGGACGGTCCTCTGGCCGATGCCGCTATTATTGGTGCTGCCCAGAAAATGGAGCATTACGAAATTGCCAGTTACGGCACGGCCCGAACGCTGGCCCTGCAAACGGGCCTGATGGAGGTTGCCAATTTGCTGGAAACTACCTTGAAAGAAGAGAAAGCGGCCGATGAGAAACTGACCTACATTGCTATGAGCTCGGTCAATCAAAAAGCGGTTCAGCAGTAA
- a CDS encoding cupin domain-containing protein — MRLFLLFWVVVLAPFPAFSQTIKSAVYSINQLSVANQTGYGEQTLLEGATRDFSHLIVQAITIQANQPAQPTQQFDEEAVLIIKTGELTLTVGGKRKILGPGNVVLIMPGDDFEVVNKADRTLTYFQMRYTSNEMPDLDLYRLVGDSFWVDWQEAASTADQPRRNQQTVTCSSVMSNRMAIQVTTVDPASGVSAPHTHRAAEIMLILDHPAQAQIEGVSTEAQVGDLIFVESEVSHRIQPGVRENCTYVSIQF; from the coding sequence ATGAGACTCTTCCTCCTTTTCTGGGTAGTCGTTCTGGCTCCCTTTCCTGCTTTTTCACAGACTATCAAATCAGCCGTCTATTCCATAAATCAATTATCGGTTGCCAACCAGACGGGTTACGGGGAGCAAACCCTACTGGAAGGGGCTACCCGGGATTTTTCCCACTTAATTGTTCAGGCCATAACCATACAGGCCAATCAGCCTGCACAGCCCACCCAGCAGTTCGATGAAGAGGCTGTATTGATCATTAAAACAGGTGAACTAACGTTGACCGTTGGGGGTAAACGCAAAATACTGGGGCCTGGCAACGTTGTTCTGATTATGCCGGGCGATGACTTTGAGGTAGTCAATAAGGCTGATCGGACACTCACCTATTTCCAGATGCGATACACCTCCAACGAGATGCCGGACCTGGATTTATACCGGCTGGTGGGTGATTCGTTCTGGGTCGACTGGCAAGAGGCAGCCTCTACTGCCGACCAACCCCGGCGTAACCAACAGACAGTGACCTGTTCCAGCGTGATGAGCAACCGCATGGCAATTCAGGTCACGACAGTCGACCCCGCTTCAGGGGTGAGTGCTCCTCACACCCACCGGGCGGCTGAGATTATGCTAATCCTGGACCATCCGGCTCAGGCGCAAATAGAGGGTGTGTCGACAGAAGCTCAGGTGGGGGATCTCATCTTTGTGGAATCGGAAGTATCACACCGTATTCAACCTGGCGTCCGGGAGAACTGTACGTATGTGTCTATTCAGTTCTAG
- a CDS encoding response regulator: protein MNKPLIYVTDNEADYLHLVQYVFVEFLPEYAVLLFSSGETLLNSLQTNPERPSLLLLDLHMPEMSGQQTLQQLKARQDWKPIPVVMITSETAEGEIQACYQAGANSCLAKPMNIDAMKKLFKQVCAYWVDTRSGIVP from the coding sequence ATGAATAAGCCATTAATTTACGTAACCGATAACGAAGCAGATTACCTGCATCTGGTTCAGTACGTGTTTGTTGAATTCCTGCCTGAGTATGCAGTTTTATTGTTTTCAAGCGGTGAGACACTGCTGAATAGCCTGCAAACGAATCCGGAACGGCCATCTTTATTATTGCTCGATCTGCATATGCCGGAAATGAGTGGGCAACAGACCTTACAACAACTCAAGGCCAGACAAGACTGGAAACCGATTCCGGTGGTGATGATAACCAGTGAAACCGCAGAAGGCGAAATTCAGGCGTGTTACCAGGCCGGAGCAAATTCCTGTCTGGCAAAACCCATGAATATCGATGCGATGAAGAAGCTATTCAAACAGGTCTGTGCCTACTGGGTCGATACAAGGAGCGGCATAGTTCCTTGA